A region of Moorena producens PAL-8-15-08-1 DNA encodes the following proteins:
- a CDS encoding ABC transporter substrate-binding protein — MQRRQFTRLSLFLFGLGLADCSKNQVESTKGFTINRSNSLRIWWSQGYYPEETDALKEIIARWTQKSGIKVELSLLSEKDTLKELNNAIAAGNPPDIFYSIEADTQIIPRLAWNNQLADVSEVVEPLEKVYTGSVLHSVSYLNNVAKKRSYYAVPIMQYSVYIHCWQDLLAAIGKTPDAIPKDWQGFWQFWHFAQQQLRHQGQQTIYGIGLPMSEASDTFDIFENFLEAYNVKLINPNGRLLLDHPQVRQGITAALGKYTNFYKNGTVPPEAVDWGNTDNNIAFLSRTTLTRLAEFPTPATGGDG; from the coding sequence ATGCAGCGACGCCAATTCACTCGACTATCCTTGTTCTTATTTGGTCTGGGGTTAGCTGACTGTAGTAAGAATCAAGTTGAGTCTACCAAAGGATTTACGATAAACCGGAGTAATTCGCTGCGCATCTGGTGGAGTCAGGGTTATTATCCAGAGGAAACTGATGCACTCAAAGAAATCATCGCCAGGTGGACACAAAAGAGTGGAATTAAGGTTGAGCTTAGCCTTTTATCTGAAAAAGATACGTTAAAGGAACTCAATAATGCGATCGCAGCAGGCAACCCTCCGGATATCTTCTATAGTATTGAAGCGGATACCCAGATCATCCCCCGTCTAGCATGGAACAACCAATTGGCAGATGTTTCTGAGGTAGTAGAACCTCTGGAAAAGGTATACACTGGCAGTGTTCTACACAGTGTTAGTTATCTGAACAATGTGGCGAAGAAGCGCAGCTACTATGCTGTGCCGATAATGCAGTATTCAGTCTACATTCACTGTTGGCAAGATTTACTGGCAGCTATTGGTAAGACACCAGACGCGATTCCTAAGGATTGGCAAGGGTTTTGGCAGTTTTGGCACTTCGCTCAACAGCAACTACGTCACCAGGGTCAACAGACTATTTATGGTATTGGTTTACCCATGTCCGAGGCTTCTGATACCTTCGACATTTTTGAAAACTTCCTGGAAGCCTACAATGTCAAACTGATCAACCCCAATGGTCGGTTACTTTTAGATCATCCCCAAGTGCGTCAGGGGATTACCGCTGCCTTAGGGAAATATACCAATTTCTATAAGAATGGTACGGTACCACCGGAAGCAGTGGATTGGGGAAACACTGATAATAATATTGCCTTTCTTAGCCGCACTACTTTAACAAGACTCGCGGAATTCCCCACCCCTGCGACGGGTGGGGATGGATAG
- a CDS encoding response regulator, with product MSVIAKTNDFDLKKYTILIIDDNPTNLRVAFDYLEDCGFTILVSQDGESGLKRAKYAHPQIILLDVLMPGIDGFETCCRLKADQATKDIPVIFMTALSSTEDQVKGFEVGGVDYVTKPLQHEELLTRIINHLRIQELTEKLQLQNQELKQQAIELAKAKEAAELASQAKSEFLSNMTHELRTPLNGILGYAQILQRDKTATPKQKHSIDLVYQCGTHLLHLINDILELSKIEARKMELLPKEIHFPTLLISVVEICRIKAQQKGISFIYQPSSCLPAGIVADEKRLRQVLINLLSNALKFTDHGGVTFKVEVISNDKAVQPPLPRIYRDQQEGEVITDKIMPLIGKAPESPMLRIRFQIEDTGIGLNPEELETIFLPFEQFGDSAIRDQGTGLGLAISHKIVNLMGSHIKVESTSGKGSVFSVDLDLPTTTVMDHKTKIYTNTIVGFQGKVRKIVVVDDKPKNRSFIVNFLQPLGFKLLEASNGVEGLEKAIEFHPDLIITDLVMPVMDGFEMMRRIRSSEQLKQIMVIATSASVYELEHQQSQDIGWIDILSKPVNVEELLDKLKRHLQLEWVYEQYDPEVSKIKIESVKKVMPEAIVPPPADVLAELYDLAKKGNMFAIIKSAENLKQLDDKFVTFAQTISNYADEFQLKKIRILIEKYLEKN from the coding sequence ATGAGTGTAATTGCTAAAACAAATGACTTTGACTTAAAAAAGTATACCATATTGATTATTGATGATAATCCCACAAATTTAAGGGTTGCCTTTGATTATTTAGAAGATTGTGGCTTCACCATTTTAGTATCCCAAGATGGTGAAAGTGGGTTAAAACGCGCTAAGTATGCCCATCCTCAAATTATTTTACTGGATGTTTTGATGCCAGGTATAGATGGCTTTGAAACCTGCTGTCGCTTGAAGGCGGATCAGGCTACTAAAGATATTCCTGTAATTTTCATGACGGCGTTATCTAGTACCGAAGATCAGGTGAAAGGATTTGAAGTTGGGGGAGTCGATTATGTCACTAAGCCACTCCAACATGAGGAACTCTTAACTCGGATAATTAACCATTTACGGATTCAGGAGTTAACTGAAAAGCTGCAACTTCAAAATCAGGAGTTAAAACAACAAGCCATTGAACTGGCAAAAGCTAAAGAAGCTGCTGAATTAGCTAGCCAAGCCAAAAGTGAATTCCTCTCCAATATGACTCATGAACTGCGTACTCCTCTCAATGGCATTTTAGGTTATGCCCAAATCCTCCAACGGGATAAAACCGCTACCCCTAAACAAAAGCATAGCATCGATCTCGTTTACCAATGTGGCACTCACTTGCTCCACTTGATCAATGACATCTTAGAGCTTTCTAAAATCGAAGCCAGGAAAATGGAACTGTTGCCGAAAGAGATTCATTTTCCTACTTTGTTGATCTCGGTTGTAGAAATCTGCCGTATCAAAGCTCAGCAAAAGGGTATCTCTTTTATTTATCAACCATCATCCTGTCTACCAGCAGGGATTGTGGCTGATGAAAAACGACTGCGACAAGTTCTGATTAACCTCCTGAGCAATGCTCTTAAGTTTACTGACCATGGCGGAGTAACCTTCAAGGTAGAGGTGATCAGTAACGATAAAGCCGTACAACCCCCACTCCCTAGGATTTATAGAGATCAGCAAGAGGGGGAAGTTATCACAGACAAAATCATGCCACTAATAGGCAAAGCTCCCGAATCACCCATGCTTAGAATTCGATTTCAAATCGAAGATACTGGCATCGGACTCAACCCAGAAGAATTGGAAACAATATTTTTACCCTTTGAACAATTTGGGGATAGTGCTATTCGAGATCAAGGCACTGGTCTGGGATTAGCTATTAGCCATAAAATTGTTAATCTCATGGGAAGTCATATCAAAGTTGAAAGTACTTCTGGCAAGGGTAGTGTTTTTTCTGTGGATTTGGATTTACCTACTACCACAGTAATGGATCACAAAACTAAAATTTATACCAATACTATCGTTGGTTTTCAGGGCAAGGTGCGTAAAATAGTAGTGGTAGATGACAAACCGAAGAATCGCTCTTTTATTGTTAATTTTTTACAACCTCTGGGATTTAAACTTTTGGAAGCGAGTAATGGGGTTGAGGGTTTGGAAAAAGCTATAGAATTTCACCCTGACTTAATTATTACTGACTTAGTGATGCCAGTGATGGATGGCTTTGAAATGATGCGACGTATCCGCTCATCAGAGCAATTGAAACAGATCATGGTAATTGCGACATCTGCCAGTGTTTATGAATTAGAACACCAACAGAGTCAGGATATAGGCTGGATCGATATTCTTTCTAAGCCTGTGAACGTTGAAGAATTACTCGATAAATTAAAGCGGCATCTGCAACTGGAATGGGTATATGAACAGTATGATCCCGAAGTATCAAAAATCAAAATTGAATCTGTTAAAAAAGTTATGCCAGAGGCTATTGTACCTCCCCCAGCTGATGTATTAGCTGAACTTTATGACCTGGCCAAGAAAGGGAATATGTTCGCGATTATTAAATCCGCAGAAAATCTTAAACAATTAGATGATAAGTTTGTGACCTTTGCTCAGACTATATCTAATTATGCTGATGAATTTCAATTAAAAAAAATTAGAATATTGATAGAAAAGTATCTTGAAAAGAATTAG